A single genomic interval of Cucumis sativus cultivar 9930 chromosome 7, Cucumber_9930_V3, whole genome shotgun sequence harbors:
- the LOC101205184 gene encoding imidazole glycerol phosphate synthase hisHF, chloroplastic isoform X1, translating to MEASPFSIAVSSSSSSQFVFRSLSSLSHSSSLICLRNNRYKTHNLKVKSSGKFAVRASFGSDSVVTLLDYGAGNVRSVRNAIRYLGFEIKDVQTPEDILNAKRLIFPGVGAFAPAMDVLNSKGMAEALCTYIENDRPFLGICLGLQLLFESSEENGPVKGLGLIPGVVGRFDSSNGFRVPHIGWNALEISEDSEILDEISNRHVYFVHSYRAMPSDKNKDWISSTCSYGDKFIASVRRGNVHAVQFHPEKSGDVGLSVLRRFLFPKSTITKKPTEGKASRLAKRVIACLDVRANDQGDLVVTKGDQYDVREQTEENEVRNLGKPVELAGQYYKDGADEVSFLNITGFRDFPLGDLPMLQVLRYTSENVFVPLTVGGGIRDFKDANGRHYSSLEVASEYFRSGADKISIGSDAVYAAEEYLRTGVKTGNSSLEQISKVYGNQAVVVSIDPRRVYLKSSNDVEFKVIRVTNPGPNGEEYAWYQCTVNGGREGRPIGAYELAKAVEELGAGEILLNCIDCDGQGKGFDTDLVKLISDSVSIPVIASSGAGSPHHFSDVFNKTNASAALAAGIFHRNEVPIQSVKEHLLKEGIEVRI from the exons ATGGAAGCGTCGCCGTTCTCTATTgctgtttcttcttcttcttcttctcagtTTGTATTTCGATCACTTTCATCGTTGTCCCATTCCAGCTCTCTCATTTGTCTTCGCAATAATCGTTACAAAACTCATAATCTCAAAGTCAAATCCTCCGGTAAGTTCGCAGTTCGTGCCTCATTTGGTAGTGACTCAG TTGTAACTTTGCTGGATTACGGTGCTGGTAATGTTCGTAGTGTGAGGAATGCAATTCGTTACCTTGGCTTTGAAATCAAAGAT GTACAAACTCCAGAAGACATTCTAAATGCAAAACGGTTAATATTTCCTGGAGTTGGGGCTTTTGCTCCGGCCATGGATGTGCTAAACAGTAAAGG CATGGCTGAAGCACTGTGCACTTATATTGAGAATGATCGCCCATTTTTAGGCATTTGTCTTGGGCTTCAACTACTCTTTGAGTCAAGTGAGGAAAATGGACCAG TAAAAGGTCTTGGCTTAATACCGGGTGTGGTTGGGCGTTTTGACTCTTCCAATGGTTTTAGGGTACCCCATATTGGGTGGAATGCTTTGGAAATCTCAGAAGACTCTGAGATATTGGATGAAATTTCTAACCGCCATGTCTATTTTGTTCACTCTTACCGTGCTATGCCA TCAGATAAGAACAAGGACTGGATTTCTTCTACTTGCAGCTATGGTGACAAATTTATAGCTTCAGTTAGAAGGGGAAACGTTCATGCAGTTCAATTCCACCCAGAAAAAAGTGGAG ATGTAGGTCTGTCTGTCCTAAGAAGATTCTTGTTTCCAAAGTCAACCATCACCAAG AAACCTACTGAGGGAAAGGCATCAAGGCTTGCAAAAAGG gTAATTGCTTGTCTTGATGTGCGAGCAAATGACCAAGGGGATCTTGTTGTTACCAAAGGGGACCAATATGATGTGAGGGAGCAGACAGAAGAGAATGAG GTGAGGAACCTTGGCAAGCCAGTGGAGCTTGCTGGACAGTACTACAAGGATGGTGCTGATGAG GTCAGTTTTTTGAATATAACTGGTTTTCGTGACTTCCCTCTTGGCGACTTGCCAATGTTGCAG GTGCTGAGATACACATCAGAAAATGTTTTTGTGCCATTGACTGTTGGGGGTGGGATTAGAGATTTTAAGGATGCAAATGGCAG ACACTATTCTAGCTTGGAAGTTGCTTCAGAATATTTTAGATCTGGAGCTGATAAAATATCTATTGGAAGTGATGCAGTTTATGCTGCCGAAGAATATTTAAGGACTGGT GTAAAGACAGGAAATAGCAGCTTGGAGCAGATTTCTAAGGTTTATGGAAACCAG GCTGTTGTAGTAAGTATTGATCCTCGTAGAGTGTACCTTAAAAGTTCCAATGACGTGGAGTTTAAAGTCATACGAGTAACAAACCCAG GTCCGAATGGAGAGGAGTATGCATGGTACCAGTGTACA GTTAATGGAGGTCGAGAAGGTCGACCTATTGGAGCTTATGAGCTAGCAAAAGCAGTGGAGGAGCTTGGAGCTGGAGAAATTCTGCTGAACTGCATAGATTGTGATG GTCAAGGAAAAGGATTTGATACAGATCTGGTAAAGTTGATATCAGATAGTGTGAGCATCCCCGTTATTGCGAGCAGTGGTGCTGGATCTCCTCACCATTTCTCTGATGTGTTTAACAAAACCAATGCGTCTGCTGCCCTTGCTGCTGGCATTTTTCATCGCAACGAG GTGCCTATTCAGTCCGTAAAAGAGCATTTGTTGAAGGAAGGCATAGAAGTCAGAATCTAA
- the LOC101205184 gene encoding imidazole glycerol phosphate synthase hisHF, chloroplastic isoform X2 — MEASPFSIAVSSSSSSQFVFRSLSSLSHSSSLICLRNNRYKTHNLKVKSSGKFAVRASFGSDSVVTLLDYGAGNVRSVRNAIRYLGFEIKDVQTPEDILNAKRLIFPGVGAFAPAMDVLNSKGMAEALCTYIENDRPFLGICLGLQLLFESSEENGPVKGLGLIPGVVGRFDSSNGFRVPHIGWNALEISEDSEILDEISNRHVYFVHSYRAMPSDKNKDWISSTCSYGDKFIASVRRGNVHAVQFHPEKSGDVGLSVLRRFLFPKSTITKKPTEGKASRLAKRVIACLDVRANDQGDLVVTKGDQYDVREQTEENEVRNLGKPVELAGQYYKDGADEVSFLNITGFRDFPLGDLPMLQVLRYTSENVFVPLTVGGGIRDFKDANGRHYSSLEVASEYFRSGADKISIGSDAVYAAEEYLRTGVKTGNSSLEQISKVYGNQAVVVSIDPRRVYLKSSNDVEFKVIRVTNPGPNGEEYAWYQCTVNGGREGRPIGAYELAKAVEELGAGEILLNCIDCDVEFLTVWF; from the exons ATGGAAGCGTCGCCGTTCTCTATTgctgtttcttcttcttcttcttctcagtTTGTATTTCGATCACTTTCATCGTTGTCCCATTCCAGCTCTCTCATTTGTCTTCGCAATAATCGTTACAAAACTCATAATCTCAAAGTCAAATCCTCCGGTAAGTTCGCAGTTCGTGCCTCATTTGGTAGTGACTCAG TTGTAACTTTGCTGGATTACGGTGCTGGTAATGTTCGTAGTGTGAGGAATGCAATTCGTTACCTTGGCTTTGAAATCAAAGAT GTACAAACTCCAGAAGACATTCTAAATGCAAAACGGTTAATATTTCCTGGAGTTGGGGCTTTTGCTCCGGCCATGGATGTGCTAAACAGTAAAGG CATGGCTGAAGCACTGTGCACTTATATTGAGAATGATCGCCCATTTTTAGGCATTTGTCTTGGGCTTCAACTACTCTTTGAGTCAAGTGAGGAAAATGGACCAG TAAAAGGTCTTGGCTTAATACCGGGTGTGGTTGGGCGTTTTGACTCTTCCAATGGTTTTAGGGTACCCCATATTGGGTGGAATGCTTTGGAAATCTCAGAAGACTCTGAGATATTGGATGAAATTTCTAACCGCCATGTCTATTTTGTTCACTCTTACCGTGCTATGCCA TCAGATAAGAACAAGGACTGGATTTCTTCTACTTGCAGCTATGGTGACAAATTTATAGCTTCAGTTAGAAGGGGAAACGTTCATGCAGTTCAATTCCACCCAGAAAAAAGTGGAG ATGTAGGTCTGTCTGTCCTAAGAAGATTCTTGTTTCCAAAGTCAACCATCACCAAG AAACCTACTGAGGGAAAGGCATCAAGGCTTGCAAAAAGG gTAATTGCTTGTCTTGATGTGCGAGCAAATGACCAAGGGGATCTTGTTGTTACCAAAGGGGACCAATATGATGTGAGGGAGCAGACAGAAGAGAATGAG GTGAGGAACCTTGGCAAGCCAGTGGAGCTTGCTGGACAGTACTACAAGGATGGTGCTGATGAG GTCAGTTTTTTGAATATAACTGGTTTTCGTGACTTCCCTCTTGGCGACTTGCCAATGTTGCAG GTGCTGAGATACACATCAGAAAATGTTTTTGTGCCATTGACTGTTGGGGGTGGGATTAGAGATTTTAAGGATGCAAATGGCAG ACACTATTCTAGCTTGGAAGTTGCTTCAGAATATTTTAGATCTGGAGCTGATAAAATATCTATTGGAAGTGATGCAGTTTATGCTGCCGAAGAATATTTAAGGACTGGT GTAAAGACAGGAAATAGCAGCTTGGAGCAGATTTCTAAGGTTTATGGAAACCAG GCTGTTGTAGTAAGTATTGATCCTCGTAGAGTGTACCTTAAAAGTTCCAATGACGTGGAGTTTAAAGTCATACGAGTAACAAACCCAG GTCCGAATGGAGAGGAGTATGCATGGTACCAGTGTACA GTTAATGGAGGTCGAGAAGGTCGACCTATTGGAGCTTATGAGCTAGCAAAAGCAGTGGAGGAGCTTGGAGCTGGAGAAATTCTGCTGAACTGCATAGATTGTGATG TGGAATTTCTCACCGTTTGGTTTTGA